The genomic interval GATACCCACATCTCCGGGTACTTGCAGTCCTAATTCGTGTACGGCCTGCATCACCCCCATTAAAATCAGATCACCCATGCAAAAGATCGCATCGTAGGTATTTCCTGATTGGTAGAGCGAGAACACCAATTCTTTTGAGGCCTCGGTACGATCGGGGTAATGAATGTCAAGTTCAGTATCCGGTGCTTTGTTTGCAAATACTTTTTGAAAAGCCGCACAGCGGGTTTTAGAGATACTGAGATGGGGATGCCCAAATAAGGCAAGTACTTTTTTCTTCTTTTTTTCAATGAGTTTCTCAGCGGCCATGACGGCGGCCTTTTCATCCGAAAGGCAGACTTTATTGTAGCCTTCTACTTCAGGAACACGATCAAAGAAAACAACGGGGATTCCGATCTCTTTCAGTTTATCAAAGGGCGTCATATCCTCGATCTCCACTGAAATCGCCGCAAACAAACCACTGACGATACGCTTGCGAAAAAGATGCAGACAGGAAGTTTCAATTTCCAGTTCATCCCGTGACTGCATCACCAGGACATAAAAATTATGCCGCCGGGCTTCTTCTTCCACGGCGGCAATAAAAGAGTCATAGAAATAATTATCGATCGATGGCACCAATATTCCCAGCACATTGGACTGTCTTGTCCGCAGGTTAACAGCATTGCTGTTTGGCTCATATTCCAACGCAACGGCCAGTTCCTTCACTTTCCGCTTGGTGGCATCGGAAATATCAGGATGGTCCTTCAAAGCCCTGGATACAGTGGAGACACTGATACCCAGTGCTTCAGATAGTTCCTTGAGCGTGCTTTGCTGCATGTGTGGTC from Chitinophagales bacterium carries:
- a CDS encoding LacI family DNA-binding transcriptional regulator, coding for MQQSTLKELSEALGISVSTVSRALKDHPDISDATKRKVKELAVALEYEPNSNAVNLRTRQSNVLGILVPSIDNYFYDSFIAAVEEEARRHNFYVLVMQSRDELEIETSCLHLFRKRIVSGLFAAISVEIEDMTPFDKLKEIGIPVVFFDRVPEVEGYNKVCLSDEKAAVMAAEKLIEKKKKKVLALFGHPHLSISKTRCAAFQKVFANKAPDTELDIHYPDRTEASKELVFSLYQSGNTYDAIFCMGDLILMGVMQAVHELGLQVPGDVGIISISNGVIPTLFNPRVTYIETSGSKLGHLAFTQMQQCLQQQTFAEDVFLDSILVEGGSL